From the genome of bacterium, one region includes:
- a CDS encoding AAA family ATPase — translation MRLESAHIKNFKLLESVDLTFSTDFQQPLTVIRAENGSGKTSILYALRWAMYGEKGIPPDMRLTAAAKPAGQPVTVQVRVEFTTADPADPYSDNEVRYRLIRTCEETPAEDDRPPQRKPDQLRLLRRTSAGEEDIGDGKEGLIHKLLPDSLADVFFTNGDDVQRFISSGQRADRERQKAVHSAIRQLLGLDDVEAAEGHLSNIAKSLKRELADDGGEEHQTAIAALESIQKRVAETEDELDTIRERITRVDEQIRVDERELDGIRGIGDLDVIQARIRELEGDLSQLGVQEAAIRSQMKELLRSEALSWRLIGPQLKHGLGILNDLADRKVIPGAAIEVLTDRLELGICICGETLDEGSGRHQHVEHLIAQQREVTPELQRLSTVWHLARNSSSVQRAEIEASRSFDDIAANLQQQYTGCRDAQRRKHADVDSERERRTKIDVDRVRILTDRIAQNAGKKSNFDRKYGEVEGRLQGLEAEASLASERVEKAEADATLNETIKLRSVVAGDLFELARGTLGSLKSDYVQRVSARMNKLFLDIVGSDPDAEAAVFTSVTINDRFDIVIHTQDDKTLDADYELNGASQRALTLSFIWALMEVAGREAPRIIDTPLGMTSGAVKHRMVELLTNPIDAAGLAYQVVLLMTRSEIRDIEDLLDERAGSVSTLSCSKDYPVDLVNEWGDGAPTVRSCACNHRQICSICARRQDDSRQLTVREEVAHE, via the coding sequence ATGAGACTTGAGAGCGCACACATCAAGAACTTCAAACTGCTCGAGAGCGTCGACCTGACATTCTCAACCGACTTCCAGCAGCCGCTCACGGTCATCCGGGCTGAGAACGGTTCTGGCAAGACGTCGATCCTGTACGCGCTGCGCTGGGCCATGTATGGCGAGAAGGGGATACCACCTGACATGCGCTTAACCGCCGCAGCGAAGCCCGCAGGGCAACCCGTCACGGTTCAAGTGCGCGTCGAGTTCACCACTGCAGATCCTGCAGATCCGTATTCCGACAACGAAGTGCGGTACCGGCTTATCCGGACCTGTGAGGAGACACCTGCTGAGGACGACAGGCCACCCCAGCGCAAACCTGACCAACTCCGGCTACTCCGCCGCACATCAGCCGGTGAGGAAGACATCGGAGACGGCAAAGAGGGCCTGATCCACAAACTCCTCCCCGACAGCCTAGCCGATGTCTTCTTCACGAACGGCGACGATGTCCAGCGATTCATCTCGAGCGGCCAGCGGGCTGACCGGGAACGTCAGAAAGCGGTCCACAGCGCCATTCGACAGCTGCTAGGCCTGGATGACGTCGAAGCCGCTGAAGGGCACCTCTCGAATATTGCGAAGAGTCTTAAGCGGGAACTCGCAGATGACGGCGGGGAGGAACACCAAACCGCCATAGCTGCCCTCGAGTCTATTCAAAAGCGCGTCGCCGAAACCGAGGACGAGTTGGACACAATCCGTGAGCGGATTACCCGCGTGGACGAGCAGATCCGCGTTGATGAACGAGAACTCGATGGGATTCGAGGCATCGGCGACCTCGACGTCATTCAGGCTCGGATCCGAGAACTCGAAGGGGACCTCTCGCAGCTGGGAGTCCAAGAGGCTGCCATTCGCAGCCAAATGAAGGAGTTGCTCCGGTCTGAGGCGCTGTCCTGGCGACTGATTGGCCCACAGCTCAAGCATGGACTCGGCATCTTGAACGACCTCGCTGACCGAAAGGTGATTCCCGGTGCCGCCATCGAAGTACTCACCGACCGTCTTGAACTCGGCATCTGCATCTGCGGCGAGACCCTCGATGAGGGGAGTGGTCGCCATCAGCACGTCGAGCACCTAATTGCTCAGCAACGCGAGGTGACACCGGAACTGCAACGTCTCTCAACGGTATGGCATCTGGCTCGGAACAGTTCCAGCGTCCAACGGGCGGAGATCGAGGCGAGCCGATCATTCGACGACATTGCCGCAAATCTGCAACAGCAGTACACAGGGTGCCGCGATGCTCAGCGACGCAAGCATGCTGATGTCGATAGTGAGCGAGAAAGGCGCACGAAGATCGATGTCGACCGTGTGCGCATCTTGACCGACCGCATTGCACAGAATGCAGGGAAGAAGTCCAACTTCGACCGCAAGTATGGAGAAGTCGAAGGTCGACTTCAGGGTCTCGAAGCGGAGGCGAGCCTCGCCAGCGAACGAGTGGAGAAGGCTGAGGCAGACGCGACCCTCAACGAGACGATCAAGCTGCGGTCGGTTGTCGCCGGTGACCTATTCGAACTCGCTCGCGGGACCCTCGGTTCACTCAAGTCCGACTATGTACAACGCGTGTCGGCCCGAATGAACAAGCTCTTTCTTGACATCGTCGGCTCCGATCCAGACGCAGAGGCTGCAGTCTTCACCAGCGTCACGATCAACGATAGATTCGATATCGTGATCCACACACAGGATGACAAGACCCTCGACGCTGACTACGAACTCAACGGTGCCTCGCAGCGGGCGCTCACCCTCTCATTCATCTGGGCGCTTATGGAGGTGGCGGGCCGCGAAGCACCTCGTATCATCGATACACCCCTCGGGATGACCTCTGGAGCGGTCAAGCATCGGATGGTCGAGCTCCTCACCAATCCTATCGACGCTGCTGGGCTCGCGTACCAGGTTGTACTCCTCATGACCCGGTCAGAGATTCGAGACATTGAGGATCTGCTCGACGAGCGGGCGGGATCGGTCTCCACTCTCTCGTGCTCCAAGGACTACCCGGTAGACCTCGTGAACGAGTGGGGAGACGGGGCTCCAACGGTCCGGTCGTGCGCATGCAACCACCGTCAGATCTGCTCCATATGCGCCCGCCGGCAAGACGACAGCAGACAGTTGACCGTTAGAGAGGAGGTGGCCCATGAGTAG
- a CDS encoding DEAD/DEAH box helicase family protein, whose amino-acid sequence MTFGSLFDSVRPAYEIPADDLVGEVLAPAFRSADTARVAAGFFTSRCLAQIAGGLAAFINDSEGNLDLMVSPELSQEDREAIQRGIREPEVVLDEALERLFTDAGLSDSAVQRHTVETLAYLVASRRLRLRVVLMERGIYHKKIWLFRAGDEWLAVHGSGNATERGLLVNGEQMSIDRAWQDGPRSEARVQIFLEQWDRQWENRHSTALTVEVSQALEILRDYAADSPPTMSDFWEAWQIDHDAGLEPDLPSAIRHAPTDHQLQIPNNLTWRDGRFGHQGRAVDALLKEAGGIVAIATGGGKTVTALIAATEMQHREPRHICVVVLVPSKPLVRQWTKDIRAFGINPVVLTGTGTHDRRAELERVALGFTTEKPRTEVIVMSNALFAKANSSERRWLTSLPKTVELVLIADEVHNLGTPSFINNPPDFFTHRIGLSATPIRQYDPDGTDRLFDFFGGPPVFEFSLADAIEAGCLVPYSYYLHVIELDAVEMEHYQFLTEELIRAGFRIDDDGVVFSLNPKIERLLRERRGLIEQADAKLPALKSELRRMGAHAVTRTLIYTSAKPTVLEKPKQITAVNAILESLHIISHQYTDRETGSSRSESILERFGSGDYQVLTAMKVLDEGVDIPQTDTAFLLASSTVRREWVQRRGRILRQAPNKNIAHLHDFLVIPPEIDTSIGQSLLKSELRRAAEFASIAENEFDSDGPNKIIRDLEKKIWTDANA is encoded by the coding sequence ATGACGTTCGGATCGCTATTCGATTCGGTGCGTCCAGCGTACGAGATTCCTGCCGATGATCTTGTCGGCGAGGTTCTCGCACCGGCATTCCGGTCAGCGGACACCGCAAGAGTCGCAGCTGGGTTCTTCACGTCGCGCTGCCTCGCTCAGATTGCGGGCGGCCTCGCCGCATTCATCAACGACTCCGAGGGGAACCTCGATCTCATGGTTTCGCCCGAGCTCAGCCAGGAAGATCGTGAGGCTATCCAGAGAGGGATACGCGAGCCCGAGGTGGTCCTCGATGAAGCACTCGAGCGTCTCTTCACCGACGCTGGCCTATCAGATTCTGCCGTGCAGCGGCACACGGTCGAAACGCTTGCCTATCTGGTGGCCAGTCGCCGACTCCGCTTACGCGTCGTCCTTATGGAGCGCGGCATATATCACAAGAAGATCTGGCTCTTTCGAGCCGGTGACGAGTGGCTCGCCGTCCACGGCTCCGGCAACGCGACCGAACGCGGTCTACTCGTCAACGGCGAGCAGATGTCGATCGACCGGGCATGGCAGGACGGACCCCGATCCGAAGCGCGTGTCCAGATCTTCCTGGAGCAGTGGGACCGCCAATGGGAAAACCGCCACTCCACAGCGCTGACGGTCGAGGTGTCGCAGGCGTTGGAGATTCTTCGTGACTATGCAGCCGATTCTCCTCCAACGATGAGTGACTTCTGGGAGGCATGGCAGATAGACCATGATGCCGGACTTGAACCCGATCTTCCGTCGGCCATTCGCCATGCTCCGACTGACCATCAATTGCAGATTCCGAACAACCTCACATGGCGTGATGGCCGCTTCGGCCATCAAGGGCGGGCTGTTGACGCGCTCCTCAAGGAGGCCGGGGGCATCGTCGCGATAGCGACCGGCGGCGGCAAGACCGTCACCGCGTTAATTGCCGCAACAGAGATGCAACACAGGGAGCCGCGACACATCTGCGTTGTCGTGCTCGTCCCATCAAAGCCGCTCGTCCGCCAATGGACAAAGGACATCCGCGCCTTCGGAATCAATCCTGTCGTGCTCACGGGGACCGGAACCCATGACCGACGAGCAGAGCTTGAACGCGTGGCTCTCGGTTTTACCACCGAAAAGCCCAGGACCGAAGTGATTGTCATGAGTAACGCTCTTTTCGCTAAGGCCAACTCCTCGGAGCGACGCTGGTTGACCTCTTTACCAAAGACCGTCGAACTCGTGCTGATCGCCGACGAGGTCCACAATCTTGGCACTCCGTCGTTCATCAACAATCCGCCGGACTTCTTCACACACAGAATCGGTCTCTCGGCTACACCGATCCGACAGTATGACCCCGACGGCACCGATCGGCTATTCGACTTCTTCGGCGGTCCGCCCGTATTCGAGTTCTCGCTCGCAGATGCCATCGAAGCCGGGTGCCTAGTCCCGTATAGCTACTACCTGCATGTCATAGAACTCGATGCGGTCGAGATGGAGCACTACCAGTTCCTCACCGAAGAACTCATCCGGGCTGGATTCAGGATCGACGACGACGGCGTCGTATTTTCGCTCAACCCGAAGATCGAGCGGCTGCTCCGTGAGCGTCGAGGGCTGATCGAGCAAGCAGACGCGAAGCTCCCCGCACTCAAGTCTGAACTCCGTCGCATGGGTGCCCACGCGGTGACCAGGACACTCATCTACACGTCCGCAAAGCCAACTGTTCTCGAGAAGCCCAAGCAGATCACGGCTGTGAACGCCATCCTCGAGAGCCTCCATATCATCTCCCACCAGTACACAGACCGCGAGACTGGGAGTTCTCGCTCTGAGAGCATTCTCGAGCGTTTTGGATCAGGTGACTATCAGGTGCTGACAGCAATGAAGGTCCTCGACGAAGGCGTGGACATCCCCCAGACGGACACCGCGTTCCTGCTCGCCTCGAGCACGGTCCGAAGAGAATGGGTCCAACGCCGAGGCCGAATACTCCGACAAGCTCCGAACAAGAACATCGCGCATCTACACGACTTTCTCGTTATACCACCGGAAATCGACACGTCCATTGGCCAGTCCCTGCTGAAATCAGAGCTAAGGCGAGCCGCCGAGTTCGCGAGCATCGCCGAGAACGAATTCGACTCAGACGGACCCAACAAAATAATACGAGACCTCGAGAAGAAGATCTGGACGGACGCCAATGCCTGA
- a CDS encoding phosphoadenosine phosphosulfate reductase family protein, with amino-acid sequence MADRRTTAPATDGDVRHICGISGGKDSSALAIYMRNRVPQMEYFFCDTGAELPETYEYLTRLEVILGRPIVRLNAERGFDHWFEVFRGALPSPQMRWCTKNMKIKPIEAWIGDNPAVSYVAIRADESNRKGHISTKPNISTRFPFVEDGIGHDDVLRLLDDAGIGLPDYYSWRTRSGCYFCFYQRKAEWIGLSEQHPDLFERAVAIEQKVLRDAGVDGDADFGDTAMRGRQYTWSGGETLVQLRARRDQIIERHEAALTRAATTARANVPLIEVLADALDTDDDNDQCTVCAL; translated from the coding sequence ATGGCTGACCGGCGCACCACCGCCCCTGCCACCGACGGCGACGTTCGCCACATTTGCGGCATCTCCGGCGGCAAGGACTCCAGCGCCCTCGCCATCTACATGCGCAACCGGGTGCCGCAGATGGAGTACTTCTTCTGCGACACCGGCGCCGAGTTGCCCGAGACGTACGAATACCTGACCCGCCTCGAAGTGATCCTCGGCCGCCCCATCGTGCGCCTCAACGCCGAGCGCGGCTTCGACCACTGGTTCGAGGTGTTCCGGGGCGCACTGCCGTCACCGCAGATGCGCTGGTGTACGAAGAACATGAAGATCAAGCCCATCGAGGCCTGGATCGGCGACAACCCGGCCGTCTCCTATGTGGCGATCCGGGCCGACGAGTCCAACCGCAAGGGCCACATCTCCACCAAGCCGAACATCAGCACCCGGTTCCCGTTCGTGGAGGACGGCATCGGCCACGACGACGTGCTGCGACTCCTAGACGACGCCGGCATCGGCTTGCCCGACTACTACAGCTGGCGCACCCGCTCGGGCTGCTACTTCTGCTTCTACCAGCGCAAGGCCGAGTGGATCGGCCTCTCCGAACAGCACCCCGACTTGTTCGAGCGCGCCGTGGCCATCGAGCAGAAGGTGCTGCGCGACGCCGGCGTGGACGGCGACGCCGACTTCGGCGACACCGCCATGCGAGGCCGCCAGTACACCTGGTCGGGCGGCGAGACCCTCGTGCAATTGCGCGCCCGTCGCGACCAGATCATCGAACGCCACGAAGCCGCCCTGACTCGAGCCGCTACCACGGCCCGGGCCAACGTCCCACTCATTGAAGTCCTCGCCGACGCCCTCGACACCGACGACGACAACGACCAGTGCACGGTGTGTGCACTGTGA
- a CDS encoding DUF4007 family protein — MRLTEAAEASFARHETFHPRYGWFRKAYAAAAADPFVFGLPDAPVILGVGKNMVRAIRFWGLAAKLITEDPAAANRRTPSLIPTRIGHGLFGESGWDRYMEDPGTLWLLHWLLLAPPSRLPVWWLAFNEFGAVEFTDVELEAAVSAQLEMSTWGAPHRSSIHKDVTALLRTYAPPERSNRRSIDDILDCPLRDLNLIGRSAATERFRFTVGAKASLPPEVAAYAALDWVARSGTGGNTVTLSRLVHEPGSVGRAFKLDESELLAVLEPAVENCGPLGLASPTGAVQLSWSEPPEMVAARLLDQYFGTGASDAGALQAGYEGDRPIPDDLLEELGLGRNPDDRLRRLHRRDLNSGDATSVVDPPTTAAHR, encoded by the coding sequence ATGCGCCTGACCGAGGCCGCTGAGGCCAGCTTCGCTCGCCACGAGACGTTCCACCCGCGGTACGGGTGGTTCCGCAAGGCTTACGCCGCCGCGGCCGCTGATCCGTTCGTCTTCGGCCTGCCCGACGCTCCGGTGATTCTCGGCGTGGGCAAGAACATGGTGCGGGCCATCCGCTTCTGGGGGCTGGCGGCGAAGCTCATCACCGAGGATCCAGCGGCGGCGAACCGGCGCACGCCGAGCCTGATCCCCACCCGCATCGGCCACGGGTTGTTCGGCGAGTCGGGCTGGGATCGCTATATGGAGGATCCCGGCACGCTCTGGCTCCTGCACTGGCTGCTGCTGGCGCCGCCGTCGCGGCTTCCGGTGTGGTGGCTGGCGTTCAACGAGTTCGGCGCCGTCGAGTTCACCGACGTCGAACTCGAAGCGGCCGTCTCGGCGCAACTCGAGATGAGCACGTGGGGCGCCCCGCACCGGTCGTCCATCCACAAGGACGTCACCGCCCTGCTCCGCACTTACGCCCCGCCCGAGCGATCCAACCGCCGCAGCATCGACGACATCCTGGACTGCCCGCTGCGGGACCTGAACCTCATCGGCCGGTCCGCGGCCACGGAGCGATTCCGGTTCACGGTGGGGGCCAAGGCGTCGCTGCCTCCCGAGGTGGCGGCCTATGCCGCTCTCGACTGGGTCGCCCGCAGCGGAACCGGCGGCAACACGGTCACGCTCAGCCGCCTGGTCCACGAGCCGGGGTCGGTCGGCCGCGCCTTCAAGCTGGATGAATCCGAACTGCTGGCAGTCCTCGAGCCTGCAGTCGAGAACTGTGGGCCGCTGGGCCTCGCGTCGCCCACCGGGGCGGTGCAACTCTCCTGGTCCGAACCGCCCGAGATGGTCGCGGCCCGCCTCCTCGACCAGTACTTCGGCACCGGAGCATCCGACGCCGGTGCTCTGCAAGCCGGCTACGAGGGCGACCGGCCGATCCCCGACGACCTGCTGGAGGAACTCGGGCTCGGCCGGAATCCCGACGACCGGTTGCGCCGCCTCCATCGACGAGACCTCAACAGTGGCGATGCGACCTCGGTCGTGGATCCTCCGACAACGGCAGCGCACCGATGA
- a CDS encoding cysteine desulfurase family protein, whose amino-acid sequence MREIYLDYNASAPLDPRVAEEMLPVLTAGVGNASSAHRFGRRQAGAVESARDRVAALVGGTRSGVVFTAGATEANNLALRGAVEAAAQGRKRLLISAVEHASVRQTARRLADGGLAKVDVIGVTPGGFVDLDALDGLLGPDVLMVSAMAANSETGVLNPVAEVAERAHAAGALFHCDATQQVGRQPFDMAAVGADLVSLSGHKICGPGGVGALVGTAAALRRLAPVIEGGGHERGLRSGSLNVAGIVGLGAAARIAAEERTTESARVSALRDRLVTAIQSRLPGVSQNGDTARRLPNTANLRFAGADAEAVIANMDPVATSAGSACSTGTIEPSEVLVAMGLSREAAFESVRFSLGRFTTEADIEPATSSTVAAVDYVRAMLAESPECA is encoded by the coding sequence GTGCGGGAGATCTATCTCGACTACAACGCCTCGGCGCCGCTGGACCCGCGTGTGGCCGAGGAGATGCTCCCGGTCTTGACGGCCGGGGTCGGCAACGCCTCCTCCGCGCATCGGTTCGGACGGCGGCAGGCGGGGGCTGTCGAGTCGGCGCGGGATCGGGTCGCCGCTCTGGTCGGTGGCACACGGTCGGGTGTGGTGTTCACCGCCGGGGCCACGGAGGCGAACAACCTGGCGCTGCGCGGCGCAGTCGAGGCCGCGGCGCAGGGGCGAAAGCGGCTGCTGATATCGGCGGTGGAGCACGCCTCGGTGCGTCAGACGGCACGCCGGCTGGCCGACGGTGGGCTAGCGAAGGTGGACGTGATCGGGGTGACGCCGGGCGGGTTCGTCGACCTCGACGCCCTCGACGGGCTGCTGGGGCCCGACGTGCTGATGGTGTCGGCCATGGCGGCCAACAGCGAGACCGGTGTTCTGAACCCGGTGGCCGAGGTGGCCGAGCGGGCACACGCCGCGGGGGCCCTGTTCCACTGCGATGCAACGCAGCAGGTCGGCCGGCAGCCCTTCGACATGGCGGCGGTGGGCGCCGACCTCGTCTCGCTGAGCGGCCACAAGATCTGCGGCCCGGGCGGGGTGGGCGCTCTGGTCGGCACAGCGGCGGCGCTGCGGCGGCTCGCTCCGGTCATCGAAGGCGGCGGCCACGAGCGAGGCCTGCGATCGGGTTCGCTCAACGTGGCCGGGATCGTCGGGCTGGGCGCAGCGGCCCGCATCGCCGCCGAAGAGCGCACAACCGAGAGTGCCCGGGTGAGCGCGCTCCGCGACCGGCTGGTCACGGCGATTCAGAGCAGGCTCCCCGGCGTCAGCCAGAACGGCGATACCGCGCGGCGACTCCCCAACACGGCCAACCTGCGTTTCGCCGGTGCGGACGCGGAGGCCGTCATCGCCAACATGGACCCGGTCGCCACCTCCGCGGGCAGTGCCTGCAGCACAGGCACGATCGAGCCCTCCGAGGTCCTCGTGGCGATGGGCCTGTCCCGCGAGGCGGCGTTCGAGTCGGTGCGCTTCAGCCTGGGTCGGTTCACGACCGAGGCGGACATCGAACCGGCAACCAGCAGCACTGTCGCAGCGGTGGACTACGTTCGCGCCATGCTCGCCGAGAGCCCTGAATGCGCCTGA
- a CDS encoding aspartyl protease family protein, translating to MVSAKRSNTPRDPRPQSPAKVGHDPTAGNLTSTCHALIDTGATTTMIVEKVAEALDLDLDGLDTVEVRGFDGRVVGYYPATDSLWVSVPPFDPAKLPEVVIVPDNTLNYQAIVGMDYLEHFEIAVRHGAFGRI from the coding sequence GTGGTTAGTGCCAAACGGTCCAACACCCCAAGAGATCCCCGGCCGCAATCGCCCGCGAAGGTTGGACACGATCCCACCGCCGGGAATCTCACGAGCACCTGCCACGCGCTGATCGACACCGGCGCGACGACGACCATGATCGTTGAGAAGGTCGCTGAGGCGCTGGACTTGGACTTGGATGGGTTGGACACCGTCGAAGTGCGGGGATTCGATGGACGGGTCGTCGGGTACTACCCGGCGACCGACTCGCTGTGGGTGAGCGTCCCGCCCTTCGATCCTGCGAAGCTCCCGGAGGTGGTCATCGTGCCCGACAACACCCTGAACTACCAAGCCATCGTCGGAATGGACTATCTGGAACACTTCGAGATCGCTGTCCGCCACGGCGCCTTCGGCCGGATCTGA
- a CDS encoding DUF3800 domain-containing protein — translation MSVRPGPMAAAMSRGIMYICYIDESGGFEAPDTAPDATPLMALAGLIISADVLHPLTADFLDIKRRFFPGAMTGRLDDVLVEIKGLDLRRALRASTRRERRHAIGFLDGVVGLIEEYDLRLIGRIWIKASAEALEPRSSYAYATQDIARHFSNFLEQYRDSGLLLCDGREHHQDAQVAHSIFTMKHRRRGDRLPHLIEVATFGRSVNHVGLQLADIVVSGLLFPMAARVYCAGRASGVHTHRSFDELRRRYAGRLRSRQHLYSDGSARTRGGIVVSDKLSRQSSTCLFELPVQA, via the coding sequence GTGAGCGTGCGGCCCGGCCCGATGGCTGCGGCAATGTCGAGAGGGATCATGTACATCTGCTACATCGATGAGTCGGGTGGGTTCGAAGCACCCGACACGGCACCGGACGCCACTCCGCTCATGGCTCTTGCCGGGCTCATCATCAGCGCCGACGTGTTGCATCCTTTGACAGCGGACTTCCTGGATATCAAGCGGCGTTTCTTCCCCGGGGCGATGACAGGACGTCTGGATGACGTGCTGGTGGAGATCAAGGGGTTGGACTTGCGGCGAGCGTTGCGAGCCTCGACTCGTCGCGAGCGGCGGCACGCGATCGGATTTCTTGACGGAGTGGTCGGTCTGATCGAAGAGTACGACCTCCGGCTGATCGGCCGAATCTGGATCAAGGCATCCGCCGAAGCTCTCGAGCCGAGATCGAGCTATGCGTACGCCACTCAGGACATTGCCCGGCACTTCAGCAACTTCCTCGAGCAGTACCGAGACTCCGGCCTGCTCCTGTGCGACGGTCGGGAGCACCATCAAGACGCTCAGGTGGCTCATTCGATCTTCACGATGAAGCACCGGCGGCGTGGCGACAGGTTGCCACACTTGATCGAGGTGGCCACGTTCGGAAGGAGCGTGAACCACGTCGGCCTCCAACTGGCGGACATCGTCGTGTCGGGACTGCTGTTCCCCATGGCGGCCCGCGTCTACTGCGCCGGTCGAGCGAGTGGAGTCCATACTCACCGGAGCTTTGACGAACTGCGCAGGCGGTATGCCGGGCGTCTTCGTTCGAGGCAGCACTTGTACTCGGACGGCTCGGCCAGAACGCGGGGCGGAATCGTCGTGAGCGACAAGCTCAGCCGGCAGTCGTCAACGTGTCTCTTCGAACTGCCCGTCCAGGCGTAG
- a CDS encoding helix-turn-helix domain-containing protein, whose protein sequence is MSLPAAPLRVTRGRRAELERLRCSGATPQRVARQAEALLSAAEGAANEETARRVGVAPNTVRAWRRGFADGGLEWLGTVAPGRGPERALGAGGEAAIVADTLTAEPPDGASRWSTRAMAARHGVGKDFVARTWGEAGLRPWRADVFKLSADPDFEAKLRDVVGLYLDPPRPPRCSASTRRPRPGPWTAPSRRCR, encoded by the coding sequence GTGAGCCTTCCTGCTGCCCCGTTGAGAGTCACCCGCGGCCGGCGGGCCGAGTTGGAGAGGCTGAGGTGTTCGGGCGCGACGCCCCAGCGGGTGGCGCGCCAGGCCGAGGCGCTGCTGTCGGCGGCGGAGGGGGCGGCGAACGAGGAGACCGCCCGGAGGGTCGGCGTGGCGCCGAACACGGTGCGGGCGTGGCGGCGCGGGTTCGCCGACGGGGGCTTGGAGTGGTTGGGGACGGTGGCGCCGGGGCGGGGCCCCGAGCGCGCGCTGGGCGCCGGCGGCGAGGCGGCGATCGTCGCTGACACCTTGACCGCCGAGCCCCCCGACGGGGCGTCGCGCTGGTCGACGCGGGCGATGGCCGCCCGCCACGGGGTGGGCAAGGACTTCGTGGCGCGCACCTGGGGGGAGGCGGGCCTGCGGCCGTGGCGCGCCGACGTGTTCAAGCTGTCCGCCGATCCGGACTTCGAGGCGAAGCTGCGCGACGTCGTCGGCCTGTACCTGGACCCCCCGAGGCCGCCGCGGTGTTCAGCTTCGACGAGAAGACCCAGGCCCGGGCCCTGGACCGCACCCAGCCGTCGCTGCCGATGA
- a CDS encoding IS630 family transposase yields the protein MFSFDEKTQARALDRTQPSLPMTRGRAATMTHDDRRDGTVDLFAALNVTTGEVLHQTRRRHTGADVLAFFKRIDLHTPEDLDVHVILDNLSAHKSQPVRDWLAHPRRRRWRLHYTPTRASWLNLVEGWFSILTRKALKHNSFTSVAELTDTIDNRTAHWNNDPRPLTWTKPPNPIIAKTSRARAALNRATKPATDH from the coding sequence GTGTTCAGCTTCGACGAGAAGACCCAGGCCCGGGCCCTGGACCGCACCCAGCCGTCGCTGCCGATGACCCGCGGCCGCGCCGCCACGATGACCCACGACGACCGCCGCGACGGCACCGTGGACCTCTTCGCCGCCCTCAACGTGACCACCGGCGAGGTCCTGCACCAGACGCGCCGCCGCCACACCGGCGCCGACGTGCTGGCGTTCTTCAAACGGATCGACCTGCACACCCCCGAAGACCTCGACGTCCACGTCATCCTCGACAACCTCTCCGCCCACAAGTCCCAGCCCGTGCGCGACTGGCTCGCCCACCCCCGCCGCCGACGATGGCGCCTCCACTACACGCCCACCCGCGCCTCCTGGCTCAACCTCGTCGAGGGCTGGTTCTCCATCCTCACCCGCAAAGCCCTCAAACACAACAGCTTCACCAGCGTCGCCGAACTCACCGACACCATCGACAACCGGACCGCCCACTGGAACAACGACCCCCGACCCCTCACCTGGACCAAGCCCCCCAACCCGATCATCGCCAAAACCAGCCGCGCACGCGCCGCGCTCAACCGCGCCACCAAACCCGCGACAGACCACTAG
- a CDS encoding helix-turn-helix domain-containing protein, whose translation MTPTHPYSPDRATPPGWTLDEALAEPSMSQAELARRAGLSTKRIDRIIRGKAPIASDTARRLERATGVPDRIWNNLESRYQEHQARLAEV comes from the coding sequence ATGACGCCGACACATCCGTACAGCCCGGACCGCGCCACACCGCCCGGCTGGACGCTCGATGAAGCGCTGGCGGAGCCGTCGATGAGCCAGGCCGAGTTGGCCCGACGCGCCGGGCTCTCGACCAAGCGCATCGACCGGATCATCCGGGGCAAGGCTCCCATCGCCAGCGACACGGCGCGGCGTCTCGAGCGCGCCACCGGCGTGCCCGACCGGATCTGGAACAACCTCGAGAGTCGGTACCAGGAGCATCAGGCCCGCCTCGCCGAGGTTTAG